Proteins encoded together in one Pseudorca crassidens isolate mPseCra1 chromosome 17, mPseCra1.hap1, whole genome shotgun sequence window:
- the ZNF34 gene encoding zinc finger protein 34 isoform X2, with the protein MLYGEELDRLRGSFLQGPEPGEACEHVREPEGSMDGPVEQRGPRPVTLANKESGLESGGNLRLGSSTLPDQRPHKCDICEQSFEQRSYLNNHKRVHRSKKTNMVRDLGEVFTANLVVKEDHKIPIGKKLHYCGCCGKAFRYSANLAKHQRLHSEEKPYKCDECGKAFHQSCELINHRRMHSGEIPYRCDECGKTFNQRPNLMKHQRIHTGEKPYKCSECGKHFSAYSSLIYHQRIHTGEKPYKCNDCGKAFSDGSILIRHRRTHTGEKPYECKECGKGFTQSSNLIQHQRIHTGEKPYKCNECEKAFIQKTKLVEHQRSHTGEKPYECNDCGKVFSQSTHLIQHQRIHTGEKPYKCGECGKAFHNSSRLIHHQRSHHGEKPYKCTDCKKAFSQGTYLLQHRRIHTGEKPYTCGECGKAFRHSSNMSQHQRIHLREDFSP; encoded by the coding sequence ATGCTCTATGGGGAAGAACTGGACCGACTCAGGGGGAGTTTTCTCCAGGGACCTGAGCCAGGAGAAGCCTGTGAGCATGTCAGGGAGCCAGAGGGGAGCATGGACGGGCCTGTGGAGCAGAGAGGCCCCAGGCCAGTCACACTGGCCAACAAGGAGAGTGGCCTGGAGTCTGGGGGAAACCTCAGGTTGGGGTCAAGCACTCTCCCTGATCAGAGACCTCACAAATGCGATATATGTGAGCAGAGTTTTGAACAGAGATCGTATCTTAATAACCATAAGCGTGTACACAGgtccaaaaaaacaaatatggtgCGTGATTTAGGGGAAGTTTTCACTGCAAATTTAGTTGTTAAAGAAGATCACAAAATTCCTATTGGAAAAAAATTGCATTATTGTGGTTgctgtgggaaagccttcaggtACAGTGCTAACCTTGCCAAGCACCAGCGGCTGCACAGCGAAGAGAAGCCCTACAAGTGCGAcgagtgtgggaaagccttccACCAGAGCTGCGAACTCATCAATCATCGCAGGATGCACTCCGGGGAGATCCCCTACCGCTGCGATGAGTGCGGGAAGACGTTCAATCAGAGGCCAAATCTCATGAAGCATCAAAGGATCCACACTGGGGAGAAGCCCTACAAGTGTAGTGAGTGTGGGAAGCACTTCAGTGCCTACTCGTCCCTCATTTATCACCAGAGgatccacactggagagaagccctacAAGTGCAACGACTGTGGGAAGGCCTTCAGTGACGGCTCAATCCTCATCCGACATCGTCggactcacactggagagaagccaTATGAGTGCAAAGAATGTGGCAAAGGCTTTACCCAGAGTTCTAACCTTATTCAACATCAaagaattcacactggagaaaaaccctataaatgtaatgaatgtgaGAAAGCCTTCATCCAAAAAACCAAGCTTGTTGAACATCAGAGAAGCCACACCGGAGAAAAGCCCTATGAATGTAATGACTGTGGCAAGGTTTTCAGCCAGAGCACCCACCTCATCCAGCATCAGAGGatccacacaggagagaaaccctacaAGTGTGGTGAGTGTGGGAAGGCCTTCCACAACAgttccagactcatccaccatcAGAGGTCACACCACGGAGAGAAGCCGTACAAATGCACTGATTGCAAGAAAGCCTTCAGCCAGGGCACATACCTCCTGCAGCACCGGAGGATTCACACCGGGGAGAAGCCGTACACGTGCGGCGAGTGTGGCAAGGCCTTCCGGCACAGCTCTAACATGTCCCAGCATCAGAGGATTCACCTCCGGGAAGACTTTTCCCCATGA